The following are encoded in a window of Flavobacterium sp. WC2421 genomic DNA:
- a CDS encoding lipopolysaccharide biosynthesis protein, with translation MGLYKNLFKQTAIYGLATVLPRMFSFLLVPLYTDLLPKAEYGKVSIIFAWMIFFNVILAYGMETAFFRFYNNESNKKSVLETSMVSIFWTTISFLFIALLSRNTLAAWSGIDSQYIGYTIWILALDALVIIPFSKLRAFQKPMVYAVIKIGNVLVNLILSVFFLLYMPKVVASNPHGFLSSLYVENFQIGYIFLANIIASLLTFVALSPDYVFLKWKFDLDLWKRMMRYALPIMVAGIAFAINEQFDKILLGRLLPDNIAEAEVGVYSACYKLGLFMVLYRTAYTLGIEPFFFSHASDKNAPQTYAMVTKYFVIFGSFILLSVIVFADLFKMLMIRDESYWVAMKVVPLIILANFFLGIYTNLSVWYKLIDKTYIGAYISIVGAVITLGLNFLLIPTMSYYGSAIATIAAYGSMMFISYYLGNKYYPIPYDLKKIGGYLSLSIFFSAISFYGFRENYFVGILLLIVFLYFIYHNEKETLLKIVKRKNN, from the coding sequence TTGGGATTATATAAAAATCTTTTTAAACAAACAGCTATTTACGGACTCGCGACAGTTTTACCGCGAATGTTTAGCTTTTTGCTAGTGCCACTTTATACCGATTTGCTGCCTAAAGCAGAATATGGAAAAGTCTCCATCATTTTTGCTTGGATGATTTTCTTTAATGTTATTCTAGCTTACGGGATGGAAACTGCTTTTTTTAGGTTTTATAACAATGAAAGCAATAAAAAATCAGTGCTAGAAACATCAATGGTTTCTATCTTTTGGACTACTATTTCTTTCTTGTTTATTGCGTTATTATCTAGGAATACATTGGCAGCTTGGTCAGGTATTGATTCACAGTATATTGGATATACCATTTGGATTTTAGCTTTAGATGCTTTGGTAATTATTCCTTTTTCTAAATTAAGGGCTTTTCAAAAACCAATGGTTTATGCGGTTATAAAAATTGGTAATGTATTGGTAAACCTTATTTTGAGTGTCTTTTTTCTACTTTATATGCCTAAGGTAGTCGCTTCAAATCCTCATGGATTTTTAAGCTCTTTGTATGTAGAAAATTTCCAAATAGGCTATATTTTCTTGGCAAACATTATTGCTAGTTTATTAACTTTTGTAGCATTATCTCCAGATTATGTTTTTCTAAAATGGAAATTCGATTTGGATTTATGGAAACGCATGATGCGCTATGCATTGCCAATAATGGTAGCCGGAATTGCATTTGCAATCAATGAACAGTTTGATAAAATTCTTTTAGGACGATTGTTACCAGACAATATTGCTGAAGCCGAAGTGGGTGTTTACTCTGCCTGCTACAAATTAGGCTTGTTTATGGTTTTATATAGAACAGCCTATACATTAGGAATTGAACCGTTCTTTTTTAGTCATGCTTCTGATAAAAATGCGCCACAAACGTATGCTATGGTGACAAAATATTTTGTCATTTTTGGATCGTTCATCTTGCTATCGGTAATCGTTTTTGCTGATTTATTCAAAATGCTTATGATTCGTGATGAATCGTATTGGGTAGCCATGAAAGTTGTGCCCTTAATCATATTGGCCAATTTCTTTTTGGGGATTTACACTAATCTTTCTGTTTGGTATAAATTGATTGACAAAACGTATATTGGTGCTTACATTTCCATTGTAGGAGCTGTGATAACATTAGGACTTAACTTTTTATTGATTCCTACAATGAGTTATTACGGATCAGCAATTGCAACAATAGCCGCCTATGGAAGCATGATGTTTATTTCCTATTACTTGGGGAATAAATATTATCCAATTCCGTATGATTTAAAGAAAATAGGAGGCTATCTGTCATTATCGATATTCTTTTCGGCAATATCGTTTTATGGATTCAGGGAGAATTACTTTGTAGGGATCTTATTATTGATTGTATTCCTCTATTTTATATATCACAACGAAAAAGAAACCCTTTTAAAAATTGTAAAACGTAAAAATAACTAG
- a CDS encoding DUF547 domain-containing protein produces MDNFPIQLSENILLEAQLSRDTSSLRRELYYIKDKKLESYLDSDELKNIFWSNIYNAYVLIIAKEAKEETAVFKYKRIKIARHLLSLDDIEFKILGKNNHNPLHKFINNLFSPRFIKSAAVKNVDSSYLIRLDRTALNTSLVVN; encoded by the coding sequence ATGGATAATTTTCCAATTCAGTTGTCTGAGAATATTTTGTTAGAGGCACAGCTTAGCCGTGACACATCATCTTTAAGAAGAGAACTTTATTATATTAAAGATAAAAAATTAGAGTCTTATTTAGATAGTGATGAATTGAAAAATATCTTTTGGTCTAATATTTACAATGCGTATGTTCTAATTATAGCAAAAGAAGCCAAAGAAGAAACCGCTGTTTTTAAATATAAAAGAATAAAAATTGCCCGTCATCTTTTATCCTTAGATGATATTGAATTTAAAATTTTGGGAAAGAACAATCACAATCCATTACATAAATTTATAAATAATTTATTCAGTCCAAGATTTATTAAAAGTGCGGCAGTAAAGAATGTTGATTCTAGTTATCTAATTCGTTTAGATCGAACAGCTTTGAATACTTCTTTAGTTGTGAATTGA
- the dut gene encoding dUTP diphosphatase: MKINIINKSQHALPNYETIASAGMDLRANLIESITLQPLERTIVKTGLFMELPIGYEAQVRPRSGLAFKNGITVLNSPGTVDADYRGEIGVILVNLSNQAFVIQNGERIAQLIIAKHERADWIEVEELSETSRGAGGFGSTGVK, translated from the coding sequence ATGAAAATAAACATCATCAATAAATCACAACATGCCCTGCCTAACTATGAAACCATAGCTTCAGCAGGAATGGATTTAAGAGCTAATTTAATAGAATCAATAACATTACAGCCCTTAGAAAGAACTATTGTTAAAACAGGGCTTTTTATGGAGTTACCCATAGGGTATGAGGCTCAAGTAAGACCAAGAAGTGGTTTGGCTTTCAAGAACGGTATTACAGTATTGAATTCGCCTGGAACAGTTGATGCCGATTATCGTGGTGAAATTGGTGTGATTTTAGTAAATTTATCCAATCAGGCATTTGTTATCCAAAATGGGGAACGCATTGCGCAATTAATCATTGCAAAACACGAACGGGCTGACTGGATTGAAGTAGAAGAGTTGTCAGAGACTTCAAGAGGAGCTGGTGGTTTTGGTAGTACAGGTGTAAAATAA
- a CDS encoding GNAT family N-acetyltransferase yields the protein MLAQIEVMQQLYPKLSVEKYETYLQEMVPHNYTQIAVFEDEICLGITGCWFSTKLWSGKYLEIDNFIVHTDHRSKGIGKLLTDYVEQKAIDLECTNIVLDAFTSNFSAHRFYYNQGYGPKGFHFVKILNEEGLT from the coding sequence ATGCTAGCTCAAATTGAAGTGATGCAACAGTTATATCCAAAACTTAGTGTAGAGAAGTATGAAACCTATCTTCAAGAGATGGTTCCTCATAATTATACGCAAATTGCTGTATTTGAAGATGAGATCTGTTTAGGGATAACAGGTTGTTGGTTTTCAACAAAATTATGGAGTGGTAAATATTTAGAAATAGACAATTTTATAGTTCATACAGACCATCGTTCAAAAGGAATAGGTAAATTGTTGACTGATTATGTGGAGCAAAAAGCGATTGATTTAGAATGCACTAATATCGTTCTCGATGCTTTTACTTCCAATTTTTCAGCCCACCGATTTTATTACAATCAGGGATATGGTCCTAAAGGTTTTCATTTTGTGAAAATCTTGAATGAAGAAGGGTTGACTTAA